One Zingiber officinale cultivar Zhangliang chromosome 10B, Zo_v1.1, whole genome shotgun sequence genomic window, ttaaaaacttatttataaatcttttaaaaaacttatttagaattattttaaaaacttatttaaaaatcttttaaaaaaacttatttaaaaatctttttaaaacttatttaaaattcttttaaaaacttatttaaaaattcttttaaaaaacttatttaaaaatattttaaaaacttatttacaattattttaaaaacttatttaaaaattctttttaaaactaatttaaaaattcttttaaaaacctatttaaaattcttttaaaaacttatttaaaaaattcttttaaaaaaacttatttaaaaattattttaaaaatttatttaaaaattttaaaaacttatttaatttttttttttaaaaaaaagctttcaaaattcaaagatttttaagtattttttttttcaaaaagcttTTCAAACTTAACTAAATATTTATGGTTAGTTAGTTAAATGTTTTTTATGTTAAGTGTTTTCCAAAGCTTTTTAAATTTCACTACGTATCtttcaaaaagattttcaaatttaactaagagGTTGTTAAAACTTTTCAAAGTTTAACTAAGaagttttttttaagcttttcaaATATAACTTGTCAAAATACATTCAAATGTAACTAAGTAAAAGCtttcaaaatttatgataatttttttttaaagtgttaCCAAAaagtgaaatattttttttttcaaaattttaaagtatgGTTAACCCTCTATTAAAtcctttatttttcaaaaaattttcccTTCTTTAAAAGCTAAGTGCTTATTTAAAATCTCTGTATTTCCTTCTaaagataaaaattatttctgaaaaGATCTCTCATTTCCTTCTaaagataaaaattatttctgaaaaGATCTCTCAAACCTGTCTAAGGCCATTGATCACTATTCTTTCTTTACTCTCTtccttattttgatatatggtaaagggggagagtagaatgaaaattcaattcaaattcaaaaaaaattgaaaatttaaattcaagGGAATTCATggaagcttttattaagggggagctttttgGTAAATTTATGCTTATCAAATTTACACTTATACTAGAGATGCTTTATAACATTTCTTTATTGTAtctctttacttaactttgaatttcaattgccataattaaaaagggggagattgttggtgcgggaagcatccgacgattgagcCCTAGTTTTGATGATGACAAAGggatttaaagttaaagttatttgttatctgatatgctgaatgagtttgcaagaaagtcctaactgcggttaggcaggtggaaaaccctagggggtggtaaccctaggttctagggggtggtaatcctaggtgaaggaaaaccctaaggagtggaaaccttaggtcctagagtgtggtaaccctaggtggtggaaatcctaaggggggtaaccttaggtcctagggggaggtaaccctagggggCGAAAAAACCCTTGGGAGTGGTAATTCTAGGTCGTAGGGTGTGATAACCCTcggcgaaaagtccagtcagtctggaggaccagactgacatcaggtatgctttcctgagtggagtaggtgagaacgcgttccttggaagagggaacagtaggcgtcggtttcacctagagtttccggttggaaatccaaagccAGAACTAGACAGTCAGTGACTGTCGATTCCTTaatttatattgtgctaactttgtcttgtagggtatattattgttttgtggactaacccatcttgcagggacaaaagagcacctttggcctcggatgaacagtacccgaggcgccctcatgaagcttggaggtgcctcgggtgcaaaggaggagagtttgcgggcagcggagctggaggcgccctcatggtggcttgaggcaccttggacaacattggaggcgccttcaaggcttgtggAGGCGCATTCAATAGGATAAGTAAAGACTGCTTCACTGCTTATCCacgcgcggctgactcggctattggaggcaccctcaaggggctttgaggcgcctccagcactctTTATATGGGgtattcgaccagcagctcaaggcATCAACTCTCAAGTGTTCCTTCTcctgtgtgctgctaacaagatgGCTCGGAAGTGCTGTTATAAGtccccgatgacccggagcttcaaCTTCTTaactttgttgtcggtattgcaTAAATTTTCAGCTGTAATTATTTCTACTTGTACTTGTTTGCgatattatagtgattgcccaaagtaaacgctcaacgagcgtgggccttggagtaggagttgcctaaggctccgaaccaagtaaaaacacttgggtattttgtgtgtgtttgtttcttattccgctgctttattctcgtcgatttacgaattcgaaatgcgtgaaagccacgagcgctattcacccccttatagcgcatctcgatccaacaagtagcTTGTGTAACCAGACATAACTCTAGTTGTTGTCCTCTTGGTTGCCACTGGCTTCCTTTGTTGCCAACCACCACCTATATGCCATGGGGCTTTCTGACAGTAGCCAAGGGGTTGTTGTGCTCTCAATTTAGTGTCGCTGGGTTGCCTTTGTTGTTGGGCATCAAATCGAGCTAGAGTTCTCTCTCCGATTGTGTCATATTCCTTCTTACTCTAGTACCAAAATGAAGATGAAACTTGTGGCTTTGAGAAGTTGTCTCAtaggtgtaacgacccggccctttggcctcttgggaggcccttgtggtggcccaactggcgaccttcatgtcgttactcactaggactttccacccctggcagtggatttttgcctcccccaggattcgaactctaaacctccaggcttaagtattagagtttatgaatcctggtaaccaagtgagatcaatcctggaggaggcaaaaatccactgctaggggtggaaagtcctagtgagtaacggcacggccaaagggtcgtcggtcgacgacatgagaggtcgccaaatgggccgatgacatgagggtcgccagttgggccacccaagaggccaaagggtcgggtcgttacaataaaatgacgcctttttattgtaacgacccgaccctcttggcccatttggcggcccatttggcgaccctcggcatgttgtcggcccatttggcgacctctcatgtcgtcgaccgatgaccgggtcgttactcactaggactttccactgcctggcttcactccccAGGACTTATAATCCtggcaaccaagtgagatgatctcacttggttactaggattcataaactctaatactaaagtccggaggtttagagttcaaaatccactgaccaggggtggaaagtcctagtgagtaacgacacggccaagggtcgtcggtcgacattagaggtcgccaaatgggccgacgacataagggccgacggtcaacgacatgagaggtcgccaaatgggccaagagggtcgggtcgttacaataaaaaggcgcttttttattgtaacgacccggccctcttggcccatttggcggcccatttggcggcccatttggcgaccctcgggtcgtcgaccgtcggcccttatgtcgtcggcccatttggcgacctctcatgtcgtcgaccgacgacccttggtcgtgccgttactcactaggactttccacccctggcagtggatttttacctcccccaggattcaaactctaaacctccaggcttaaatattaaagtttatgaatcctggtaaccaagtgagatcaccgttactcactaggactttccacccctggcagtggatttttgcctcccccaggattcgaactctaaacctccaggcttaagtattagagtttatgaatcctggtaaccaagtgagatgatctcacttggttaccaggattcataaactctaatacttaagcttggaggtttagaattcgaatcttgggggaggcaaaaatccactgccaggggtggaaagtcctagtgagtaacggcacggccaagggtcgtcggtcgacgacatgagaggtcgccaaatggaccgccaaatgggccaagagggccgggtcgttacaataggtATCTTGGCATGAATACGAATATAGATAATTCTTCCGAGGGTTGCTTGTTGATGTCGTTTCCGTTAAACATCATCCGTCAGGTATAACTTCTAAACGAAGCTTTATTCTACAATTATGTCTATGTAAGTTTATTCTTGTGGATATGTGTGATGCgtgttgtaataatttagaaaattattatgcTTCCTCTACATgatatttcaaaacaaaattttataCACGCATAGAAACACCTAACAGGAAGGAGACTGAGGATAAGGAGGTTTATCATCTCGATCTCGGAGAGACAAGGAAATAATAAAtctaaatgagctcaatattcaATCTATCGATGATAAGACTAAGAAACTTTTAACACCCGAAACATAAGGAAGTACTAATGCAATTACTTATAAAGTTCGGAAAGTTCCTTCTTTAAAagtttctatttttactaaatgttTTGAGAATATCACTCTTTCGTCAGAAAAATTGCATATAAAATATAAGTACTGCAATGTTTCCTACAAATGCTAAGCCGACAACTGTTATAAATTGTTGAAACGACACATAGAAGTGAAGTACCCAAAGTAATATGAAATTAAACGTTCTCAAgcataattattaaaaaatttcactAGTAGAAGTactgattttggtttatttttatattatgataataaattaagataATTATTAGCTAGATTTGTTTTCATGGAATATCTTTCATTTAGTTTTATATCTAAATGCTATTTTGAAGATTTGTGTGAAGAATCTTTTAATCCATCTATTAAATgtgttcctagaactacacttactcatacaattaaaaaattaataaaacaggGGAACAAtttaattgaagaatttaattaattaaataataaaatttatttatgttccaATATTTGGAGTGattattggcaaacacattcgtatatagGTATGACTTGCTATTACATCGATAACTTTTGGAATATCCAAAAAGATTATTAGCATATAGAGTTTTTTATAAATCATATAGTGCTCACAACatcttatatttaattttaaaagaatatgaattaacttataaaatattttcaatatcatttgatAATGTTAGTTCTAATATTGCTAGTATTGATGAACTAAAATTTATATGTCAACCTATTAttagttgtttattttttttttcatatttgttgCGTATgacttgttttaaatttatgtgttaagatggattaagaattttaaaaaatcatattaaaccaattagaactgTCATTTCTTATTTATAATCACATCTATCTATAATGAAATAATaggataaattttataaaaatcatgaaattagacctaaaaaatttctacATGGTGTACCAATATATTGAAATTCAACATATCAATTGTTACCAAATTCATATCAATATAgagaattattatatttattttttatacaaaatattaataatgctaatatatatttattttcataataataaaatatttataatagtatttgtaaaattttaataacatttAATGATACAATAGAATagcttttctatttttattatcctacttctcatttaattttagaaattttttatagcTTAGTATTAGTTTTAACGGGAAAtagtattaataatttttatcttCTTATGTATTAGCagtgaaaatgaaatagaaaaaaaatatttttttttcatattcctttaatttatttAGTTACATTTGCTTTAGACCATAGATATAAAATTCGAAGTTTACAAGAAATGTTAGGTTTGAATTATGATGCTTTAATCCATTACAATTTCTTCATCTCTTGATCATAATAATATTGTATATAATATTAGAAATTATTTATATgacatttataaaaaatatagaatacaaactaatatttctAAACACAAAAAAATAGAATTCAAGAAATGTAATTTTCAGATGACAAAACTAAAGAATTTGATACCAAGGAATAAATACTATTGAAACGAAAAATTGAAGTGGGTAACAACATTACTTCATAAGGTAAAAGGATAAAAAGGTAAGAGAACTATGTAGACTTTGATTACCCTATATCCTAAGGGGATATGTAGACAATTTAAATAAGTACAAaccttttattttataaatttaaaattttaatttttttaatataacaatcttgaaccgtgacgaatcGTGCACGAATCATGAACCAGCTGTTCTGAACCGTAACTATCTTGGACAGTTAAAGTTAAGAGTCAACTCCCAAGAACCATTGAATCGATAGTTCTAAACCATCGAATCGATAGTTTTGAATCGTCCAACCATGGATTCTGAATCAAGTTTAACTATACGGTGAtggtaatttattttttttagaattttagaaaAACAGTATGAATagtaattataaattatatcatatttattataatatttttcatatattataATTCTTTTTATAAATATTCCAATCATACCTTATTTCATTCATAACATAACATGGTGCACATGGTAGGTCGTTGACAAAAAAGAAATGAAGGTGTAAGTGGTCCAAAGCGAAGGTTTAGGAAAATAGCAGGGTGAAAAGATGATGTGCTTATTTTAGGTGGTTTAGCATGATTTAATTTTATGATAGAATAATAAATTATGATACGTAATGACCTACTAGATGGGTGAGATATTTATTCCTGAAAAGAACCCCTGAGAATCAACATCTCATCTTAATATGATAAACCATCAACTGAATACCAACTGGGTTACGCCCTTGGAGCCTGATTATAAAGAGCCATGATTATTCCCGAAGTAGGTAGGCAGTTCATAGAAAGGAAAAAAGACAACCAACAAGTGAATGAAGATGAAAATGATATTTCCTCCAGGAGGAAGAGGGAAAGAGAACCATAGTAGTTTTCAATTGATCCAACCTAAGTCTTAGTTATCCATGCTTATTGGCACACCCATCATTCGTATTGTCAATGCCTCGGACCGTGATTAAGATAGGCCCAAAGTACCAACATGCTATTAATAGGGATGTTATGGCTTGCCAAATCAAACATGGAGACCAATTGACTCTTCACAAACTTCCCAAAGTAACACTTAGTCAAAATAGGAGTGTAAACAAATCAAACTACAAACAACTCGTGAGTTATTCGGGTCTTGCtttgaataaaaaaatcattCGATTAAGTTAACTAACCAAGCTCAAGTTTGAtttcaaattcaaaaatattatCAAGCCGAACTCGAACTTAACAATAGTTGATTGTCCCCAAGACGTAGCACAGTTGGGGATGCATGGTCTTATGACCGAGAGATCCAAGGTTCGATCCTCGGGATATCATGGTTTAGGATTAACGTCTCTGCCATGCGCTTTCAACTGTGTATctatatttacctccctccatatccgtgagacTGATTCTAGGAGACCGTTGATATGACGactccataattttttttatttagaggTTCACGAATATATTCATTGAGGTTCACAAATATGTTCATTAAGAGACTCATAACTATGTTTGTTAAAAGACtcatttatgtatatatatattaacaagTCAAATTCGaactaaatttgtttaactttTAAATGAATCATTTTTGAACAAAGTTCGAACTAAACTcgtttaacttttaaataaatcATTTTTAGTCAAACTTGAAGAGTTCGCAAACTATTTAATTTCAGTACAAGCCGAACTTAAACTTAAGAATTAAAGTTCGAACCAAACTTGAATCGAACTCgaattttaggttaaaataatttgagctcaaattttaaaaaaaaattgaactcgATTACACAGCCCTAAATCAGATCTTATTTTTTCCTATCATAAAGTGACATTTATCTTCTCAAATTTATTAGTAATATATTTGATAGGGATGGAaggaaacctttgtcaagcatgTTTGACCTCTAAGTCAAACAAGGTTTTGTCTATGTCTCATTTTTTCCAAATGACAATTGATCGCGTTGCCAAAATTAATAAATAACGTCTAAAATCACATcatgaaaatataaattattgacggataaaaataaaataccacCGCCAACAGCTGGCTTTCGCTGATTGGCTGGGGGATTATGTAGCAGTGTGGGCGGGGGCTTTCAACTTCTCCGTTTTTTTTCGATTATGCCCCTGTAACTGAAACTCtgaaagggtttttttttttgcattgcgGATCTCGAATTTAATTATTCTTACCGTCTTGTCCTCCCTCGTAGTACGCCTTCTTCCTCCTATCGGCGCGTGCGCACGCGCAGATCACGAGGAAGCACGCGGCGTAGACGCTGTGCACGCGCCAGTTGGCGCGCGGCGGCTCGCCGCTCACGGCGCGGTGGAAGACCGCAGCGTAGTAGTGGATGCCGAGCGCCAGGCCGATCACCATCTGCGCCAGGGCGAGCGCCCGCGATGCGGCGGGGGCGGTGTCCTTGTCGCCGGAGAACACGGAGACTAGGTTGGACAGTTGGAGCACCAGGTAGATTAGGTAGCCCATTGTTTGTGCCGCCTGCGTCCAGGTGTAGGATCCCGGCGAGGTGGCGTAGAAGAAGCGGAGTGGCTCGAGCCCCGTCACCAGGGCGGTCAGCGCGAGGGTGGCGAAGTAGATGGCGAGGTAGGCCTGGATGAAGAGAAGCAGGCGGTGGAGGGAGAGGTAGGAGCGGAGGCGGCTGAAGAGGAGGGTAAGCAGGAGCAAGGGGAGAACGAGGAAGAGGGAGGAGAGCACGGGGGCGAGCTTGGGGGCGAAACTCTTGCCGACATACGGCTTGACGCCTTCCGCGATGCCTTTGTTGGCGGCGGAGATGTAGGCCTTGGAGGTGGTGGAGAGGCGCTCCAGATCTGGGAGTAGGCGGGAGGGGAGCTCCCGGAACTCTGAGATGAGATCCGCGCTGTCCAGGTCGTCCTCCGTCTCTAGCCAGGTGGTCAACTCCTCCGACTTCACCTTTTGCTTCGCCGCCATCTTCACCTTTTCCTTCGCCGCCGGCGGCTTCTTCACCGGAGCCTCCTTGGTGGGTTGTTGCGCCTTGGGCGCCTTGACGGGTGCGGTCTTATTTTTGGCAATGGGC contains:
- the LOC122029474 gene encoding uncharacterized protein LOC122029474 produces the protein MASLSFSTAILLLLLFLHVSFTISSSSSSVTGTTGSPKSQKAQLLSKRSVIDAVEGGGKAQDPAATKQKASLGTKNETKLLKPKKANSTAIISAGSKIAADATATAKIKLGKTLNATLKASNSTKLLKAVKLSKLNSTKSSSDKLKSLNTTSSSTRSSKKLGLDSPIAKNKTAPVKAPKAQQPTKEAPVKKPPAAKEKVKMAAKQKVKSEELTTWLETEDDLDSADLISEFRELPSRLLPDLERLSTTSKAYISAANKGIAEGVKPYVGKSFAPKLAPVLSSLFLVLPLLLLTLLFSRLRSYLSLHRLLLFIQAYLAIYFATLALTALVTGLEPLRFFYATSPGSYTWTQAAQTMGYLIYLVLQLSNLVSVFSGDKDTAPAASRALALAQMVIGLALGIHYYAAVFHRAVSGEPPRANWRVHSVYAACFLVICACARADRRKKAYYEGGQDGKNN